In Nocardioides cavernae, a single genomic region encodes these proteins:
- a CDS encoding purine-cytosine permease family protein, producing MSETATSGSGLEQTRRLGVETTGIEIIEESERTARPRDLFWPWFAANVSVFGISYGSFVLGFGISFVQAVVVTVVGIVVSFALCGVIAIAGKRGSAPTMVLSRAAFGVNGQKVPGVVSWLVSIGWETFLAILAVLATATIFDQLGWSGGTTTQVVATIVVALLIVSASVAGYHVIMRMQSVLTWITGLATIVYVVLTLDEIEWSAVSAIPDGSVQQMVGALVMVMTGFGLGWINIAADWSRYQHRDAPGAAIVGWNTFGGAVAPVLLVVFGLLLAGSSDELSAGIVADPIGTLGTLLPTWFLVPFLLAAILALVSGAVLGIYSSGLTLLSLGVRIPRPAAAFVDGVILTLGTIWVVFFAEDFLGPFQSFLITLGVPLAAWAGIMIADIALRKSDYDDEALFDPAGRYGSVDVTSLATMVGASVLGWGLVVNNFATDATWNNWQGFLIEPLGLGTYVDDPAGPYWEGPWAYANLGVLLALVLGFGVTFVARRAKVRRQES from the coding sequence ATGAGTGAGACAGCGACTTCCGGTTCGGGGCTGGAGCAGACCCGACGGCTCGGCGTCGAGACGACCGGCATCGAGATCATCGAGGAGTCCGAGCGGACCGCGCGCCCGCGGGACCTGTTCTGGCCGTGGTTCGCGGCCAACGTGTCGGTGTTCGGCATCAGCTACGGCTCGTTCGTGCTGGGCTTCGGCATCTCCTTCGTCCAGGCGGTCGTCGTCACGGTCGTCGGCATCGTGGTGTCGTTCGCGCTGTGCGGCGTCATCGCGATCGCCGGCAAGCGCGGCTCGGCGCCCACGATGGTGCTGAGCCGGGCCGCCTTCGGCGTCAACGGGCAGAAGGTGCCCGGCGTCGTCTCCTGGCTGGTCTCCATCGGCTGGGAGACGTTCCTCGCGATCCTCGCCGTGCTCGCCACGGCCACGATCTTCGACCAGCTCGGCTGGTCGGGCGGGACCACGACGCAGGTGGTCGCCACCATCGTCGTCGCGCTCCTCATCGTCTCGGCCAGCGTCGCCGGTTACCACGTGATCATGCGGATGCAGTCGGTGCTGACGTGGATCACCGGCCTCGCCACCATCGTCTACGTGGTCCTCACGCTCGACGAGATCGAGTGGTCGGCGGTCAGCGCGATCCCCGACGGCAGCGTGCAGCAGATGGTCGGCGCACTCGTCATGGTCATGACCGGCTTCGGCCTCGGCTGGATCAACATCGCCGCCGACTGGTCGCGCTACCAGCACCGTGACGCCCCGGGCGCCGCCATCGTCGGCTGGAACACCTTCGGCGGAGCAGTGGCCCCGGTGCTGCTCGTCGTGTTCGGGCTGCTGCTCGCGGGCTCCTCCGACGAGCTGTCCGCCGGGATCGTCGCCGACCCCATCGGCACCCTCGGCACGCTGCTGCCGACGTGGTTCCTCGTGCCGTTCCTCCTCGCCGCGATCCTCGCCCTCGTCAGCGGCGCGGTGCTCGGCATCTACTCCTCGGGCCTGACGCTGCTCTCGCTGGGCGTGCGCATCCCGCGGCCGGCGGCGGCGTTCGTCGACGGCGTCATCCTGACCCTCGGCACGATCTGGGTGGTCTTCTTCGCCGAGGACTTCCTGGGCCCGTTCCAGAGCTTCCTGATCACCCTCGGCGTCCCGCTGGCGGCGTGGGCAGGGATCATGATCGCCGACATCGCGCTGCGCAAGAGCGACTACGACGACGAAGCGCTGTTCGACCCGGCGGGTCGCTACGGCTCGGTCGACGTCACCTCGCTCGCCACGATGGTCGGCGCCTCGGTCCTCGGCTGGGGCCTGGTCGTGAACAACTTCGCCACCGACGCCACCTGGAACAACTGGCAGGGCTTCCTCATCGAGCCGCTGGGTCTCGGCACGTACGTCGACGACCCGGCCGGCCCCTACTGGGAGGGTCCGTGGGCGTACGCCAACCTCGGCGTGCTGCTCGCGCTCGTCCTGGGCTTCGGCGTGACGTTCGTGGCCCGGCGCGCGAAGGTCCGCCGCCAGGAGTCCTGA
- a CDS encoding O-methyltransferase — MSAPPELPEIVQRAFDVCRQAGYVAFCRNETGRLLATLAATRGGTMAEFGTGCGVGTAWLRSGVRNGARILTAELDESLAGAASKIFDDDPKVEVLAADWSVLREHGPFSLLFLDSGTPSEVGVDAVIDLVEPGGIVVLDDFAPCESWPPITYGRVDTLREQWLTDERFTAVEVMVAADASAVIATRR, encoded by the coding sequence ATGTCTGCTCCTCCGGAACTCCCCGAGATCGTCCAGCGCGCGTTCGACGTCTGCCGCCAGGCCGGCTACGTCGCGTTCTGCCGCAACGAGACCGGTCGCCTCCTCGCCACCCTCGCCGCAACCAGGGGCGGCACGATGGCCGAGTTCGGCACCGGCTGCGGGGTCGGCACCGCCTGGCTGCGCAGCGGCGTGCGCAACGGGGCACGGATCCTCACCGCCGAGCTCGACGAGTCGCTGGCCGGTGCTGCGTCCAAGATCTTCGACGACGACCCCAAGGTCGAGGTGCTCGCCGCCGACTGGAGCGTGCTGCGCGAGCACGGCCCCTTCTCCCTGCTGTTCCTCGACTCCGGCACCCCGTCCGAGGTGGGCGTCGACGCCGTCATCGACCTCGTCGAGCCCGGCGGCATCGTCGTGCTCGACGACTTCGCGCCGTGCGAGTCGTGGCCGCCGATCACCTACGGGCGCGTCGACACGCTGCGCGAGCAGTGGCTCACCGACGAGCGGTTCACCGCGGTCGAGGTGATGGTGGCCGCCGACGCGTCCGCCGTGATCGCCACCCGGCGCTGA
- the yczR gene encoding MocR-like transcription factor YczR has protein sequence MSRIVSAQRVATLVGDFPRTPAYLGLAESLRVLIGDGRIGIEVRLPSERDLTASLDVSRTTVTRAYEVLRESGYAEARRGSGTFTTVPGGQRRAHDRSLMPGTGGEDVIDLNCAAHSAPPGLVEAYQRATEQLPAYLSGPGYFPLGVPALQARIAAAYEARGLPTVPEQVMVTAGALAAASVVAQAFTAPGERVVVESPTYPNATQAVRHAGARLVAATVDPDGWDLDALAATLRQTSPRLAYLIPDFQNPTGHLMSDSQREELAHALARTRTTVVADEAHQALALAPGLADAMPGPLAAHAHDAITIGSASKSFWGGLRLGWVRAPLADMDRLLQARIGLDLGAPVFEQLVLADLLDHADEVLPLHRERLVTGRDALVAAVREHLPSWRFRVPDGGLALWCELPEALGTATTAEAERRGVVVAPGPVFAVEGGLDRFVRIPWTASPDDLTEAVRRLAAAWEHVTTDAARPAARRAAGRVMVA, from the coding sequence ATGAGCCGCATCGTCAGCGCCCAGCGCGTGGCCACCCTCGTCGGTGACTTCCCCCGCACCCCCGCCTACCTCGGGCTGGCCGAGAGCCTGCGCGTGCTCATCGGCGACGGACGGATCGGCATCGAGGTGCGGCTGCCCAGCGAGCGGGACCTCACCGCCTCGCTCGACGTCTCGCGCACGACCGTGACCCGTGCCTACGAGGTGCTGCGGGAGTCGGGGTACGCCGAGGCGCGCCGCGGCTCCGGCACCTTCACCACCGTGCCCGGCGGGCAGCGCCGCGCCCACGACCGGTCGCTGATGCCGGGCACCGGCGGCGAGGACGTCATCGACCTCAACTGCGCGGCGCACTCCGCACCGCCCGGCCTCGTCGAGGCCTACCAGCGCGCCACCGAGCAGCTGCCCGCCTACCTCAGCGGGCCCGGCTACTTCCCGCTCGGCGTGCCCGCCCTCCAGGCGCGGATCGCGGCGGCCTACGAGGCGCGGGGGCTGCCGACCGTGCCCGAGCAGGTCATGGTCACCGCCGGTGCCCTGGCGGCAGCGTCGGTGGTGGCACAGGCGTTCACCGCTCCCGGCGAGCGGGTCGTCGTCGAGTCGCCGACGTACCCCAACGCGACCCAGGCGGTGCGGCACGCGGGCGCCCGGCTCGTCGCCGCCACCGTCGACCCCGACGGCTGGGACCTCGACGCGCTGGCGGCCACCCTGCGCCAGACCTCGCCCCGGCTCGCCTACCTGATCCCGGACTTCCAGAACCCGACCGGGCACCTGATGAGCGACAGCCAGCGCGAGGAGCTCGCCCATGCGCTGGCCCGCACCCGCACGACCGTCGTCGCCGACGAGGCCCACCAGGCGCTCGCGCTCGCGCCCGGGCTGGCCGACGCCATGCCGGGTCCGCTCGCGGCCCATGCGCACGACGCGATCACGATCGGCAGCGCGAGCAAGTCGTTCTGGGGCGGGCTCCGCCTGGGCTGGGTGCGCGCCCCGCTCGCCGACATGGACCGGCTCCTGCAGGCTCGCATCGGCCTCGACCTGGGGGCGCCGGTCTTCGAGCAGCTGGTGCTGGCCGACCTGCTCGACCACGCCGACGAGGTGCTCCCGCTCCACCGCGAGCGGCTGGTCACGGGCCGCGACGCGCTCGTCGCGGCCGTCCGCGAGCACCTGCCGTCGTGGCGCTTCCGCGTGCCCGACGGCGGCCTAGCCCTGTGGTGCGAGCTGCCCGAGGCGCTCGGCACCGCGACGACGGCCGAGGCCGAGCGCCGCGGCGTCGTCGTCGCCCCCGGGCCGGTGTTCGCGGTGGAGGGCGGCCTCGACCGCTTCGTGCGGATCCCATGGACCGCCTCCCCCGACGACCTCACCGAGGCCGTACGACGCCTCGCCGCCGCCTGGGAGCACGTGACCACGGACGCAGCCCGGCCGGCAGCGCGTCGCGCTGCCGGCCGGGTGATGGTCGCCTAG
- the yczE gene encoding membrane protein YczE, which produces MTSTTPTGAPTGTVHAPRGVLVDLGPVAQLRAGRLARRLPQLFVGLFLYGVSLALMVRGALGLAPWDVLHSGFIRHVPMTLGQAVVLFSFVVLVLWIPLREMPGLGTISNAIVVGLSADATLAVLDRPEAMAGRLGLMVGGVLLCGLASALYIGAQLGRGPRDGLMTGLSRRTGISLRLVRTGLEVAVVVIGLLLGGVLGVGTVVYALAIGPLTQLMLPWFTVDLGDAGVAVRR; this is translated from the coding sequence ATGACCAGCACGACCCCCACGGGAGCCCCCACCGGAACCGTCCACGCGCCCCGCGGCGTCCTCGTCGACCTGGGACCTGTCGCCCAGCTGCGCGCCGGACGCCTGGCGCGACGCCTGCCCCAGCTCTTCGTCGGGCTCTTCCTCTACGGCGTCTCGCTGGCGCTGATGGTCCGCGGCGCGCTCGGCCTCGCACCGTGGGACGTGCTGCACTCCGGCTTCATCCGCCATGTCCCGATGACGCTCGGCCAGGCCGTCGTGCTGTTCAGCTTCGTGGTGCTGGTGCTGTGGATCCCGCTGCGGGAGATGCCGGGGCTCGGCACGATCAGCAACGCGATCGTCGTGGGTCTCTCCGCCGACGCGACGCTGGCCGTCCTCGACCGCCCGGAGGCAATGGCGGGGCGGCTCGGCCTGATGGTCGGCGGCGTCCTGCTCTGCGGGCTGGCCAGCGCGCTCTACATCGGCGCCCAGCTCGGCCGCGGGCCGCGCGACGGCCTGATGACCGGTCTGTCGCGGCGCACCGGGATCTCGCTGCGGCTCGTCCGCACCGGCCTCGAGGTGGCCGTCGTCGTCATCGGCCTGCTGCTCGGTGGCGTCCTGGGCGTCGGGACCGTGGTCTACGCGCTGGCGATCGGTCCACTCACCCAGCTGATGCTGCCGTGGTTCACGGTCGACCTGGGTGACGCGGGCGTGGCGGTCAGGCGATAG
- a CDS encoding DsbA family oxidoreductase, with protein MKIEIWSDVVCPWCYIGKRRIENALAEFEHADEVEVHWRSYQLDPGAPTEPTESTTTMLARKYGQSPDGAQQMQDRVEAVAAEEGLVYRLSQTLHLNTVDAHRVIHLAHEQGGNELQGQVKEALLKAYFTEGRNVADHAVLREVAVGAGLDATRVDEVLGSREFETDVHADVAQAQAYGASGVPFFVVDEKYGVSGAQPTEVFTQVLERAWSESRPKIEVLATGADGQECGPDGCPI; from the coding sequence GTGAAGATCGAGATCTGGTCCGACGTCGTCTGTCCGTGGTGCTACATCGGCAAGCGACGCATCGAGAACGCCCTGGCCGAGTTCGAGCACGCCGACGAGGTGGAGGTGCACTGGCGCTCCTACCAGCTCGACCCGGGCGCGCCGACCGAGCCGACGGAGAGCACGACGACGATGCTGGCCCGCAAGTACGGCCAGTCGCCCGACGGTGCCCAGCAGATGCAGGACCGGGTCGAGGCGGTCGCCGCCGAGGAGGGCCTGGTCTACCGGCTCTCGCAGACGCTTCACCTCAACACCGTCGACGCGCACCGCGTCATCCACCTCGCCCACGAGCAGGGTGGCAACGAGCTGCAGGGCCAGGTGAAGGAGGCGCTGCTCAAGGCGTACTTCACCGAGGGCCGCAACGTCGCCGACCACGCCGTGCTGCGTGAGGTCGCCGTAGGAGCCGGGCTCGACGCCACGCGCGTCGACGAGGTCCTCGGCTCGCGGGAGTTCGAGACCGACGTGCACGCCGACGTCGCGCAGGCGCAGGCCTACGGAGCGAGCGGTGTCCCGTTCTTCGTCGTCGACGAGAAGTACGGCGTCTCCGGGGCGCAGCCGACCGAGGTGTTCACGCAGGTGCTCGAGCGGGCGTGGTCGGAGTCGCGACCGAAGATCGAGGTGCTGGCGACCGGTGCCGACGGGCAGGAGTGCGGCCCGGACGGCTGCCCCATCTGA
- the serA gene encoding phosphoglycerate dehydrogenase, whose protein sequence is MNASAPAPDLRPVVLIAEELSPATIEALGPDFEIRSCNGADRAELIPAIADVDAILVRSATKVDAEALAAARRLKVIARAGVGLDNVDVKAATQAGVMVVNAPTSNIVSAAELAVALMLAAARHISPAHAALRGGEWKRSKYTGIELYEKTVGIVGLGRIGVLVAQRLSAFGMKVIAYDPYVQAGRAAQMGVRLVDLDTLLAESDFMSVHLPKTPETVGLIGVDQLARAKSSLVLVNAARGGIVDEAALYDALKTGQIAAAGLDVFASEPCTDSPLFELENVVATPHLGASTDEAQEKAGVAVARSVRLALSGELVPDAVNVQGGVIAEDVRPGIPLTEKLGRVFTSLAGEVAQQLDVEVRGEITEFDVKVLELAALKGVFADIVEEQVSYVNAPLLAAERGTEVRLVTEAESPDHRNLITLRGTLADGTQVSVSGTLVGLAQKERLVEVNGFDVDIEPTTHLAFFTYEDRPGMVGVIGGILGDADVNIAGMQVSRQDKGGAALVALSVDSAIPSDTLTEIEAAMHAASARAVDLS, encoded by the coding sequence GTGAACGCATCCGCTCCTGCGCCCGATCTCCGGCCAGTCGTACTCATCGCCGAAGAGCTGAGCCCCGCCACGATCGAGGCGCTCGGCCCGGACTTCGAGATCCGCAGCTGCAACGGTGCCGACCGCGCCGAGCTCATCCCTGCGATCGCCGACGTCGACGCGATCCTCGTCCGTTCCGCCACCAAGGTCGACGCCGAGGCCCTCGCCGCCGCCCGTCGGCTCAAGGTCATCGCCCGCGCGGGTGTCGGCCTCGACAACGTCGACGTGAAGGCCGCGACCCAGGCCGGCGTCATGGTCGTCAACGCTCCGACCTCCAACATCGTCAGCGCCGCTGAGCTCGCCGTCGCCCTCATGCTCGCCGCGGCCCGCCACATCAGCCCGGCCCACGCCGCCCTCCGTGGCGGCGAGTGGAAGCGCTCGAAGTACACCGGCATCGAGCTCTACGAGAAGACGGTCGGCATCGTCGGCCTCGGCCGCATCGGCGTCCTGGTCGCCCAGCGCCTCAGCGCCTTCGGCATGAAGGTCATCGCCTACGACCCCTACGTGCAGGCCGGCCGCGCCGCGCAGATGGGCGTCCGCCTCGTCGACCTCGACACGCTGCTCGCGGAGTCCGACTTCATGAGCGTCCACCTGCCCAAGACGCCGGAGACGGTCGGGCTCATCGGCGTCGACCAGCTGGCCCGCGCGAAGTCGAGTCTGGTCCTCGTCAACGCCGCTCGCGGCGGGATCGTCGACGAGGCCGCGCTGTACGACGCCCTCAAGACCGGCCAGATCGCCGCCGCCGGCCTCGACGTCTTCGCAAGCGAGCCGTGCACGGACAGTCCCCTCTTCGAGCTCGAGAACGTCGTCGCCACGCCCCACCTCGGTGCGTCGACCGACGAGGCCCAGGAGAAGGCCGGCGTCGCCGTGGCCCGCTCGGTCCGGCTCGCCCTGAGCGGCGAGCTGGTGCCCGACGCCGTCAACGTGCAGGGCGGCGTCATCGCCGAGGACGTACGTCCCGGCATCCCGCTCACCGAGAAGCTCGGCCGGGTCTTCACCTCCCTGGCCGGTGAGGTCGCGCAGCAGCTCGACGTCGAGGTCCGGGGGGAGATCACCGAGTTCGACGTCAAGGTGCTCGAGCTGGCCGCGCTCAAGGGCGTCTTCGCCGACATCGTCGAGGAGCAGGTCTCCTACGTGAACGCGCCACTCCTCGCTGCCGAGCGCGGGACCGAGGTGCGCCTGGTGACCGAGGCGGAGAGCCCCGACCACCGCAACCTGATCACCCTGCGGGGGACGCTCGCCGACGGCACCCAGGTGTCCGTGAGCGGCACGCTCGTGGGGCTCGCCCAGAAGGAGCGGCTGGTCGAGGTCAACGGCTTCGACGTCGACATCGAGCCGACGACCCACCTGGCTTTCTTCACCTACGAGGACCGTCCCGGCATGGTCGGCGTCATCGGAGGCATCCTCGGCGACGCCGACGTGAACATCGCCGGCATGCAGGTCTCGCGCCAGGACAAGGGTGGCGCCGCGCTCGTCGCCCTCAGCGTCGACTCGGCGATCCCGTCCGACACCCTCACCGAGATCGAGGCCGCGATGCACGCTGCCTCGGCGCGCGCGGTGGACCTGTCCTGA
- a CDS encoding YdeI/OmpD-associated family protein, giving the protein MGAMDDAERLEPATVEEWSAWLRDNHPQPQGVWLVSPRKAAERAFSYEEAVLEALRYGWVDSTVKPVDELRSMQWFAPRRRSSMWTRINKGRVARLEEAGLMEPAGAAAIATAKETGMWTLMDDVEDCIVPDDLAAAFDRHPGAREHWESWSASAQKLILSWIVLAKRPETRAARVGTTAEKAAQGIKAQ; this is encoded by the coding sequence ATGGGCGCGATGGACGACGCGGAGCGGCTCGAGCCGGCGACCGTCGAGGAGTGGAGCGCGTGGCTGCGCGACAACCACCCGCAGCCGCAGGGCGTGTGGTTGGTCAGTCCGCGCAAGGCCGCCGAGCGGGCCTTCTCCTACGAGGAGGCCGTGCTGGAGGCGCTGCGCTACGGCTGGGTCGACTCGACCGTCAAGCCCGTCGACGAGCTCCGCTCGATGCAGTGGTTCGCCCCGCGCCGCCGGAGCAGCATGTGGACCCGCATCAACAAGGGGCGCGTCGCCCGCCTCGAGGAGGCCGGCCTGATGGAGCCCGCCGGCGCGGCCGCCATCGCGACAGCCAAGGAGACGGGCATGTGGACCCTCATGGACGACGTCGAGGACTGCATCGTGCCGGACGACCTCGCCGCCGCCTTCGACCGCCACCCGGGCGCGCGCGAGCACTGGGAGTCGTGGTCGGCCTCGGCGCAGAAGCTGATCCTGTCGTGGATCGTGCTCGCGAAGAGGCCGGAGACGCGCGCCGCGCGGGTCGGGACGACGGCGGAGAAGGCCGCTCAGGGGATCAAGGCGCAGTGA
- a CDS encoding class I adenylate-forming enzyme family protein, giving the protein MSILPGGAPMSIAGGVREFARATPHAVAVIDGDRTLTFAALDERASRLAQWLLGIGLGIGDRVAVLLGNRLEYPEVAAGIAKAGLVMVPLNPRLTPIEARFVVEHSDARALVLDDALADVVGDLVVEAGLPTLGIGGTRLGPAYETVLASSSATDPRVVVGEQDPFCIAYTSGTTGRPKGVVISHRSRALTFYMSALEWGLGTGRVSAAIAPMYHGAGFAFGFAPVFTGGTVTMLRAWDPEEVLALVERDRVQSAFLVPTHAQMIRALGEGAVGRRDIASLDTLYFNASALPWALKEWVMEQFPACGVHELYGSTEGGIVTNLRPVDQRRKPGSVGHPWYLTEIRVVDEAGEPVAPGEPGELFSRSPYLMNGYHDDPDATAACTTEDGFMTCGDLVTLDEEGYVSIVDRKKDLIISGGVNVYPREIEEVLARHPAVADSAVVGAPDATWGETVVAYVVLRPGADLDPAALEAHCRASLAGFKVPRSWRASGPLPRNAAGKVLKGELRRRHTSHRAESIDA; this is encoded by the coding sequence GTGTCGATACTGCCTGGGGGTGCCCCGATGTCGATCGCGGGCGGGGTTCGCGAGTTCGCCCGCGCGACGCCGCACGCGGTGGCGGTGATCGACGGCGACCGGACCCTGACCTTCGCCGCCCTCGACGAGCGGGCCAGCAGGCTCGCCCAGTGGCTGCTCGGGATCGGGCTGGGCATCGGTGACCGCGTCGCCGTCCTGCTCGGCAATCGACTCGAGTACCCCGAGGTGGCCGCGGGCATCGCGAAGGCCGGACTGGTGATGGTGCCGTTGAACCCGCGGCTGACTCCCATCGAGGCCCGATTCGTCGTCGAGCACTCAGATGCACGGGCACTCGTGCTCGACGACGCGCTGGCCGACGTCGTCGGGGACCTGGTCGTCGAGGCCGGCCTGCCGACCCTCGGCATCGGCGGAACCCGGCTCGGCCCGGCCTACGAGACCGTGCTCGCCTCCTCGTCGGCGACAGATCCACGGGTCGTGGTGGGTGAGCAGGATCCCTTCTGCATCGCCTACACCTCGGGCACCACCGGGCGACCCAAGGGCGTGGTGATCTCGCACCGCAGCCGGGCACTGACCTTCTACATGAGCGCACTGGAGTGGGGCCTGGGCACCGGCCGGGTCTCGGCCGCGATCGCCCCGATGTACCACGGCGCCGGCTTCGCGTTCGGCTTCGCGCCGGTGTTCACGGGGGGCACCGTGACCATGCTGCGCGCCTGGGACCCCGAGGAGGTGCTGGCCCTCGTCGAGCGCGACCGGGTGCAGTCGGCGTTCCTGGTGCCGACCCACGCCCAGATGATCAGGGCGCTCGGGGAGGGCGCCGTGGGGCGCCGGGACATCGCCAGCCTCGACACGCTCTACTTCAACGCCTCGGCGCTCCCGTGGGCACTGAAGGAGTGGGTGATGGAGCAGTTCCCGGCCTGCGGGGTGCACGAGCTCTACGGTTCCACCGAGGGCGGCATCGTGACCAACCTCCGACCGGTCGACCAGCGGCGCAAGCCCGGGTCGGTCGGACACCCGTGGTACCTCACCGAGATCCGCGTGGTCGACGAAGCGGGAGAGCCCGTCGCGCCGGGCGAGCCGGGCGAGCTGTTCAGTCGCTCGCCGTACCTCATGAACGGCTACCACGACGACCCGGACGCAACAGCGGCCTGCACCACCGAGGACGGGTTCATGACGTGCGGCGACCTGGTCACCCTCGACGAGGAGGGATACGTCTCGATCGTCGACCGGAAGAAGGACCTGATCATCTCCGGCGGCGTCAACGTCTACCCCCGCGAGATCGAGGAGGTGCTGGCTCGGCACCCTGCGGTCGCGGACTCCGCCGTCGTGGGTGCTCCGGACGCCACGTGGGGCGAGACGGTCGTGGCGTACGTCGTGCTACGACCCGGCGCCGATCTCGATCCTGCCGCTCTGGAGGCGCACTGCCGCGCGTCGCTGGCGGGGTTCAAGGTGCCCCGCAGCTGGCGCGCGAGTGGCCCGCTGCCCCGCAACGCCGCCGGGAAGGTGCTCAAGGGTGAGCTACGCCGACGGCACACCTCACACAGGGCCGAGTCAATTGATGCTTGA
- a CDS encoding FG-GAP repeat domain-containing protein: MILSRPQHALRVGTALATALTATALLVPQAQAGPPVDPAVAASFTRTNIDPSITGAAFTVTGPVFGAEKNLVTSGFGTFMFGAPTGGGTLQVYRPGGNVGVWDKVTVFGTGANIVTPNQPTIADVDGDSDNDLIVPGGYFFDTYDPPGPAVPQSRGSLTWWENTGPSRAFVRHDVIPPVQPWAYHGAEFADLDGDGHKDLLTVGEQGVDPSTPTDDLVQMQLFPGNGDGTFDAPVPIASTGGSLPVVHDVNDDGRLDIVSAQYFGFPTGPAAVAMPSYRWYEQTGVIAPGGLTSANFTPHTIATFGQTANGFQIKPVPNFHGDGKLGWVATNHLSKLGPGGAFLPASESVYELTPGADKAQPWALTTLSNPSDPADKMAARAAAGSAAPGVLGYGDIDGDGDVDLAVSGDGDELVVGTCQASNTCARRLFWIEQKAGGAFVQHTLTGPSERFGQAGGAVVADLDGDGDNELAFSSFEQNTLAIWTRQGGGPAMVTSTVTGFKTKTAKVHAGQKIKDTIKVTPGPAREVVLQFRTCGPADDSCSWKTYETYTSNPGNAVKLRYAAKGKQSWWRVLVEATPQQSEATSGVRKVKLK, translated from the coding sequence GTGATCCTTTCTCGACCCCAGCACGCGCTGCGCGTGGGCACCGCCCTCGCGACCGCGCTGACAGCGACGGCCCTGCTCGTGCCGCAGGCCCAGGCCGGCCCGCCGGTCGACCCGGCGGTGGCCGCGTCGTTCACGCGGACCAACATCGACCCGAGCATCACCGGCGCGGCCTTCACCGTGACCGGCCCGGTGTTCGGCGCAGAGAAGAACCTGGTGACCTCCGGGTTCGGCACGTTCATGTTCGGCGCGCCCACGGGCGGCGGCACCCTGCAGGTCTACCGACCGGGCGGCAACGTCGGTGTCTGGGACAAAGTCACGGTGTTCGGCACCGGTGCCAACATCGTCACCCCCAACCAGCCGACCATCGCAGACGTCGACGGTGACTCCGACAACGACCTGATCGTGCCCGGCGGATACTTCTTCGACACCTATGACCCGCCCGGGCCGGCTGTCCCTCAGAGCCGCGGCTCGCTCACGTGGTGGGAGAACACCGGGCCGAGCAGGGCGTTCGTCCGCCACGACGTCATCCCGCCCGTCCAGCCGTGGGCCTACCACGGTGCCGAGTTCGCCGACCTCGACGGCGACGGCCACAAGGACCTCCTGACCGTCGGCGAGCAGGGCGTGGACCCGTCGACCCCCACCGACGACCTGGTGCAGATGCAGCTCTTCCCGGGCAACGGGGACGGCACCTTCGACGCCCCGGTCCCGATCGCCTCCACCGGCGGCAGCCTGCCGGTCGTCCACGACGTCAACGACGACGGACGGCTCGACATCGTGTCCGCGCAGTACTTCGGCTTCCCCACCGGCCCGGCTGCCGTGGCCATGCCGTCGTACAGGTGGTACGAGCAGACCGGCGTCATCGCACCGGGTGGTCTCACCAGCGCCAACTTCACCCCGCACACGATCGCGACGTTCGGACAGACGGCGAACGGCTTCCAGATCAAGCCGGTCCCGAACTTCCACGGTGACGGAAAGCTCGGCTGGGTTGCCACCAACCACCTGAGCAAGCTCGGCCCGGGCGGCGCCTTCCTCCCGGCGTCGGAATCGGTCTACGAGCTCACTCCCGGCGCGGACAAGGCGCAGCCGTGGGCGCTCACGACGCTCTCCAACCCGTCGGACCCCGCCGACAAGATGGCCGCCCGTGCGGCGGCCGGCTCGGCGGCGCCGGGCGTGCTCGGCTACGGCGACATCGACGGGGACGGCGACGTCGACCTCGCGGTGTCGGGTGACGGCGACGAGCTGGTCGTCGGCACCTGCCAGGCGTCGAACACCTGCGCCCGACGGCTCTTCTGGATCGAGCAGAAGGCGGGCGGGGCGTTCGTCCAGCACACGCTGACCGGCCCCAGCGAGCGGTTCGGGCAGGCAGGCGGCGCGGTGGTCGCGGACCTCGACGGCGACGGCGACAACGAGCTGGCGTTCAGCTCGTTCGAGCAGAACACCCTCGCGATCTGGACCAGGCAGGGCGGCGGGCCGGCGATGGTGACCAGCACGGTCACGGGCTTCAAGACGAAGACCGCCAAGGTGCACGCCGGGCAGAAGATCAAGGACACGATCAAGGTCACGCCCGGACCCGCGCGGGAGGTCGTCCTGCAGTTCCGCACGTGCGGGCCCGCGGACGACTCCTGCTCGTGGAAGACCTACGAGACCTACACGAGCAACCCGGGCAACGCGGTGAAGCTGAGGTACGCCGCCAAGGGCAAGCAGAGCTGGTGGCGCGTGCTGGTCGAGGCGACGCCTCAGCAGTCCGAGGCGACGAGCGGCGTGCGCAAGGTCAAGCTCAAGTAG